In Acidobacteriota bacterium, one DNA window encodes the following:
- a CDS encoding histone deacetylase, with amino-acid sequence MRDVPVFTDPVFLEHDTGPYHPENARRLEATIHALRQEGRRFESPPDPERTLKALERVHEPAYIARLKAACDAAPAGGTAPFSLFDCPDNPISAATFGAAYRAAGLVLAAVDAVLEKRAPAVFVAARPPGHHALAAQAMGFCFFNTIAVAARDLVEHSGATRVLVADFDVHHGNGTQQIFWEDGRVAYLSVHRYPFYPGTGAADEQGAGKGRGAIVNVPQRAGAGDGAYAGGFSAALETLAERFKPEFVLISAGFDAHAGDPLGGMSVTTAGFSWMTRSLEEVAETWAGGRIVSVLEGGYDEQALGESAVAHVRVLDRTGGLP; translated from the coding sequence GTGCGCGACGTGCCGGTCTTCACCGATCCCGTCTTTCTCGAGCACGACACCGGCCCGTACCACCCCGAGAACGCGCGCCGGCTCGAGGCCACGATTCACGCGCTGCGCCAGGAGGGCCGCCGGTTCGAGTCCCCGCCCGACCCCGAGCGCACGCTGAAGGCGCTCGAGCGCGTTCACGAGCCCGCCTACATCGCGCGCCTGAAGGCCGCGTGCGACGCGGCGCCGGCGGGCGGCACGGCGCCGTTTTCGCTGTTCGACTGCCCGGACAACCCGATCTCGGCCGCCACGTTCGGGGCCGCGTACCGCGCGGCGGGGCTCGTCCTCGCGGCCGTGGACGCGGTCCTGGAAAAGAGAGCGCCGGCCGTCTTCGTGGCCGCCCGGCCGCCCGGCCACCACGCGCTCGCCGCGCAGGCCATGGGCTTCTGTTTCTTCAACACGATCGCCGTCGCGGCGCGCGACCTCGTCGAGCACTCGGGCGCGACGCGCGTTCTCGTGGCCGACTTCGACGTCCACCACGGGAACGGGACGCAGCAGATTTTCTGGGAGGACGGGCGCGTCGCCTATCTCTCGGTCCACCGGTACCCGTTCTACCCGGGCACGGGCGCCGCGGACGAGCAGGGGGCGGGCAAGGGGCGGGGCGCGATCGTGAACGTGCCGCAGCGGGCCGGTGCGGGGGACGGAGCCTACGCGGGCGGCTTCTCGGCGGCCCTCGAGACGCTCGCGGAGAGGTTCAAGCCGGAGTTCGTCCTGATCTCGGCCGGCTTCGACGCCCACGCGGGGGACCCGCTCGGGGGGATGAGCGTCACGACGGCGGGTTTTTCCTGGATGACGCGGTCCCTGGAGGAGGTCGCCGAGACCTGGGCCGGCGGGCGGATCGTGTCCGTTCTCGAGGGCGGGTACGACGAGCAGGCCCTGGGCGAGTCGGCGGTCGCGCACGTGCGCGTTCTCGACCGGACGGGCGGCCTGCCATAG
- a CDS encoding type II toxin-antitoxin system RelE/ParE family toxin: MGSYRIFLKESAAKELEALPRKDRERSATRIASLARDPRPPGSEKLAGYEDRYRVRQGRYRILYSIADRELVVWIVKVGHRRDVYR; the protein is encoded by the coding sequence GTGGGCTCTTATAGGATCTTCCTCAAGGAAAGCGCGGCGAAGGAGCTCGAGGCTCTCCCCCGAAAGGACCGGGAGCGTAGCGCCACGAGGATCGCGTCGCTGGCCAGAGACCCTCGTCCGCCCGGGAGCGAAAAGCTCGCTGGCTACGAAGACCGCTACCGGGTGCGCCAGGGGCGCTATCGAATCCTCTATTCGATCGCGGACCGCGAGCTCGTCGTCTGGATCGTGAAGGTCGGCCATCGGCGCGACGTCTATCGCTAG
- a CDS encoding flippase-like domain-containing protein — translation MSSSEKGGKAVRVAVSLGLAAVLLVLFLRTLDFAAVGKAIRGAHVGWLAAATACGLFATPLFRSWRWGLLLRKAGRPSAYDLNSATSIGFAASTLLPARAGEIVRPVALARRAGLPVAPCLASIALERLIDLVTCVFLFVVYAVGWAPQNMGGEAAGRFATLRQFALLFGVGTLAGLAVLGLLAAKPERTDRFVKPFLRPLPEKIGARIEAILLSFLDGLGALGTAKDVAVVAAASLALWGLIATQVWMTLLAFDLALPYPVSFFVIAWAILGLAIPTPGGVGGYHTAVAYALTGFYGVGKDTAGAFALVSHALSFVPITLLGLAFLLAGGLSLKSLREEGKREEDSETRAAAAKLTGQDAAGE, via the coding sequence GTGAGCTCCTCCGAAAAGGGCGGCAAGGCGGTGCGGGTGGCGGTGTCGCTCGGCCTCGCCGCCGTCCTCCTCGTGCTCTTTCTCCGGACGCTCGACTTCGCCGCCGTGGGGAAGGCGATCCGGGGCGCGCACGTGGGCTGGCTCGCCGCCGCGACGGCGTGCGGCCTCTTCGCGACGCCCCTCTTCCGTTCGTGGCGCTGGGGGCTGCTCCTCAGGAAGGCCGGGCGCCCCTCGGCGTACGACCTCAACTCGGCGACGTCGATCGGCTTCGCCGCGTCGACGCTGCTCCCCGCCCGCGCCGGCGAGATCGTCCGCCCGGTCGCCCTCGCGCGCCGCGCCGGGCTTCCCGTCGCGCCCTGCCTCGCGTCGATCGCACTCGAGCGGCTCATCGACCTCGTGACGTGCGTGTTCCTCTTCGTCGTCTACGCGGTCGGCTGGGCGCCGCAGAACATGGGCGGCGAGGCGGCAGGCCGGTTCGCGACGCTGCGCCAATTTGCGCTCCTCTTCGGCGTGGGCACGCTCGCCGGCCTCGCCGTCCTGGGCCTGCTCGCCGCGAAGCCCGAGCGCACGGACCGCTTCGTCAAGCCGTTCCTCCGCCCGCTGCCCGAAAAGATCGGCGCGCGCATCGAGGCGATCCTGCTGTCGTTCCTCGACGGACTCGGCGCCCTCGGCACCGCGAAGGACGTCGCCGTCGTCGCGGCCGCGTCCCTCGCGCTCTGGGGTCTCATCGCCACCCAGGTCTGGATGACGCTTCTCGCCTTCGACCTCGCGCTCCCCTACCCGGTCTCGTTCTTCGTCATCGCGTGGGCGATCCTCGGCCTCGCGATCCCGACGCCGGGCGGCGTGGGCGGCTACCACACGGCGGTCGCCTATGCGCTGACGGGCTTCTACGGCGTCGGCAAGGACACGGCCGGCGCGTTCGCCCTCGTCTCACACGCCCTCTCGTTCGTCCCGATCACGCTCCTCGGCCTCGCCTTCCTCCTCGCGGGAGGGCTCAGCCTGAAGTCGCTGCGCGAAGAGGGGAAGAGGGAAGAGGACTCCGAGACGCGCGCCGCCGCCGCGAAGCTGACCGGTCAGGACGCGGCCGGAGAGTAG
- a CDS encoding aminotransferase class I/II-fold pyridoxal phosphate-dependent enzyme, which produces MRFETLAVHAGRKQEAGTGSVAPPIYLSTTFERGETGVPLGGHTYIRESNPMQTLLEDALAPLEGGEAALVLGSGMAAGVAVFQALPRGAHVLLPDDAYYGWREVGEEFFPAWGLTASFCAMDDLAAVAKAIRPETKLVLVESPSNPLMKVADLEAIAALAKKAGAFTLVDNTFATPALQRPLDLGADVALHSATKYFGGHSDVQGGALVFRRKDDVFAKVAHVRHLLGAVLAPFNAWLVLRGLRSLAVRMNAHSANALAVARALEAHPRVARVNYPGLASHPGHAVAAKQMSGFGGMLSFHVKGGRDAAIAAAGRVRLFVRATSLGCVESLLEHRATSEGPASTTPQDLLRVSVGLEHPDDLIADLNQALG; this is translated from the coding sequence ATGAGGTTCGAGACGCTGGCGGTTCACGCGGGACGGAAACAGGAAGCGGGGACGGGCTCCGTCGCGCCTCCGATCTATCTCTCGACGACGTTCGAGCGCGGCGAGACGGGCGTCCCGCTGGGCGGCCACACGTACATCCGCGAGTCGAATCCCATGCAGACGCTCCTCGAGGACGCCCTCGCGCCCCTCGAGGGCGGCGAAGCCGCGCTCGTCCTCGGCTCGGGGATGGCGGCCGGGGTCGCCGTGTTCCAGGCGCTCCCGCGCGGCGCGCACGTCCTCCTCCCGGACGACGCGTACTACGGCTGGCGCGAGGTCGGGGAGGAGTTCTTTCCGGCGTGGGGTCTCACCGCCTCGTTCTGCGCGATGGACGACCTCGCGGCGGTCGCGAAGGCGATCCGGCCGGAGACGAAGCTGGTCCTCGTGGAGTCGCCGTCCAACCCCCTCATGAAGGTGGCCGATCTCGAGGCGATCGCGGCGCTCGCGAAAAAGGCGGGAGCGTTCACGCTCGTCGACAACACGTTCGCGACGCCCGCGCTGCAGCGGCCGCTCGACCTCGGGGCCGACGTCGCGCTCCACTCCGCGACGAAGTACTTCGGCGGCCACAGCGACGTGCAGGGGGGCGCGCTCGTCTTCCGCCGGAAGGACGACGTCTTCGCGAAGGTCGCGCACGTGCGGCATCTCCTCGGCGCGGTGCTCGCGCCGTTCAACGCCTGGCTCGTCCTGCGCGGGCTGCGCTCCCTTGCCGTGCGGATGAACGCGCACAGCGCGAACGCCCTCGCGGTCGCGCGCGCCCTCGAGGCGCACCCGAGGGTCGCGCGCGTGAACTACCCGGGCCTCGCGTCCCACCCCGGCCACGCCGTTGCGGCGAAGCAGATGTCGGGCTTCGGCGGGATGCTGTCCTTCCACGTGAAGGGCGGGCGTGACGCCGCGATCGCCGCCGCCGGACGCGTGAGGCTCTTCGTCCGCGCGACGTCGCTGGGCTGCGTCGAAAGCCTCCTCGAGCACCGCGCGACGAGCGAGGGGCCGGCGTCGACGACGCCGCAGGACCTCCTGCGCGTCTCCGTCGGCCTCGAGCATCCCGACGACCTGATCGCGGACCTGAATCAGGCGCTCGGCTGA
- a CDS encoding MFS transporter — MQSVAQALLLTISGNPQYLAWADALQQAPFLALSLVGGVLADRMDRRRILLLSQVVQLSSAFLLAFLVYTNHVEIWMILALSLIVGVAMSFGGPAYQALVPTLVDREDVPNAVALNSIQFNLARVIGPVLAGAAFATLGAAACFGLNGLSFFAVILALLALRRGAPTGTASGSVMENLKAGLAAAHADRALRGLIALSFIGSICAFPLLTFLPVFAKDVFKGDVKVLSYFLAVFGLGAVVGAVGTAGFGHVKRRGAVAVAMQMTLGALMIGFALSRTKWLSFGLLFFAGAALMIVFAMFMTLVQTNVDDALRGRVVSVYSLAFRGAMPLGSVIAGFLVGIMPTPWVLAGNGLLLMLVGATVFLRNHPKCSEPLSRPPRATSASRSSPSRGRRRACRAACSGTRASAPRSARRRRAPAGAARTWRG, encoded by the coding sequence ATGCAGTCGGTCGCCCAGGCGCTGCTCCTGACGATCTCGGGAAACCCGCAATACCTCGCCTGGGCCGACGCTCTTCAGCAGGCGCCGTTCCTCGCCCTCTCGCTCGTCGGCGGCGTTCTCGCCGACCGGATGGACCGCCGGCGGATCCTCCTCCTCTCGCAGGTCGTCCAGCTTTCCTCGGCGTTCCTGCTCGCGTTCCTCGTTTACACGAATCACGTCGAGATCTGGATGATCCTCGCCCTGTCGCTGATTGTCGGCGTCGCGATGTCCTTCGGAGGTCCGGCCTACCAGGCGCTCGTCCCGACGCTGGTCGACCGGGAGGACGTCCCGAATGCGGTCGCCCTGAACTCGATCCAGTTCAACCTCGCCCGCGTCATCGGCCCGGTCCTCGCGGGTGCGGCGTTCGCGACCCTCGGCGCGGCGGCGTGCTTCGGGCTGAACGGCCTCTCGTTCTTTGCCGTCATCCTCGCGCTCCTCGCTCTCAGGCGCGGGGCGCCGACCGGAACGGCCAGCGGCAGCGTGATGGAGAACCTGAAGGCGGGCCTCGCAGCCGCGCACGCGGACCGCGCCCTTCGCGGCCTCATCGCCCTTTCCTTCATCGGCAGCATCTGCGCGTTCCCACTCCTCACGTTCCTGCCCGTCTTCGCGAAGGACGTCTTCAAGGGCGACGTCAAGGTCCTGAGCTATTTTCTCGCCGTCTTCGGTCTCGGGGCGGTGGTCGGCGCGGTCGGCACGGCAGGCTTCGGACACGTCAAGCGTCGCGGCGCCGTGGCGGTCGCGATGCAGATGACGCTCGGCGCCCTCATGATCGGGTTCGCCCTCTCGCGAACGAAGTGGCTCTCGTTCGGCCTGCTCTTTTTCGCGGGCGCGGCGCTCATGATCGTCTTCGCGATGTTCATGACGCTCGTCCAGACGAACGTGGACGACGCGCTGCGCGGCCGGGTCGTGAGCGTCTACTCGCTCGCGTTCCGCGGGGCGATGCCGCTCGGCAGCGTCATCGCGGGCTTCCTCGTCGGCATCATGCCGACGCCCTGGGTTCTCGCGGGGAACGGGCTTCTGCTCATGCTGGTCGGGGCGACCGTGTTCCTCCGGAACCATCCCAAGTGTTCCGAACCTCTGAGCCGTCCCCCTAGGGCCACGTCCGCCAGTCGGTCGTCTCCATCTCGAGGGCGACGGCGCGCTTGCCGCGCCGCATGTTCAGGAACACGCGCTTCGGCACCCAGATCGGCGCGACGTCGGCGCGCACCTGCGGGAGCGGCTCGAACGTGGCGCGGATGA
- a CDS encoding aminotransferase class I/II-fold pyridoxal phosphate-dependent enzyme, producing the protein MSTPTASPVLHGAARYSFWDWWIDRKTRWVRDDVHQMDEGLFRALAAGTGLPAIHQRSTFAFRDVKDGADRFLGMSKGGERPYARIYTRLGNPTSEYLERVLFRLEAQHVIEKALAADETEPTIGCLIFGSGMGAISTLVLSLLKAGDAILAGNIYGCTDSLLRNMSKYGVEAVFCDTGSVAEVAKTLEMHPNIAAVFLESPENPTLRICDIEAISRLTEARGIPLVVDNTFCSPWLQQPFRLGADFVVHSLTKFINGHSASIGGALLGPFRYLKTDLFPWYKDLGATPSPFDSWLNSMTVQSLAVRQKAQSDGAATIAAFLRTHPKVAHVTYPGFHDFPQKDIVEKQMRDGGSLISFEVKGGAAAGEKLMNYLARKDVPMELAVSLGGAITYVEQPATMTHAVVPEADRLARGITPGLIRMSVGLEGPDILMQHLDTGLFRT; encoded by the coding sequence ATGAGCACCCCCACCGCTTCCCCCGTCCTGCACGGCGCCGCGCGCTATTCCTTCTGGGACTGGTGGATCGACCGCAAGACCCGCTGGGTGCGCGACGACGTGCACCAGATGGACGAGGGCCTGTTCCGCGCGCTCGCGGCGGGCACGGGCCTGCCGGCCATCCACCAGCGCTCGACGTTCGCCTTCCGCGACGTCAAGGACGGTGCCGACCGCTTCCTCGGAATGTCCAAGGGCGGCGAGCGGCCGTACGCGCGCATCTACACGCGCCTCGGCAACCCCACGTCCGAGTACCTCGAGCGCGTGCTCTTCCGTCTCGAGGCGCAGCACGTCATCGAAAAGGCGCTCGCGGCCGACGAGACGGAGCCGACGATCGGCTGCCTCATCTTCGGGTCGGGAATGGGGGCCATCTCGACGCTCGTCCTCTCGCTCCTCAAGGCCGGCGACGCGATCCTCGCCGGCAACATCTACGGCTGCACGGACAGCCTGCTGCGCAACATGTCGAAGTACGGCGTCGAGGCCGTCTTCTGCGACACGGGCAGCGTGGCCGAGGTCGCAAAGACGCTCGAGATGCACCCGAACATCGCGGCCGTGTTCCTCGAGTCGCCCGAGAACCCGACGCTCCGGATCTGCGACATCGAGGCCATCTCGCGCCTCACCGAGGCGCGCGGCATCCCCCTCGTCGTCGACAACACGTTCTGCTCGCCGTGGCTCCAGCAGCCGTTCCGGCTGGGCGCGGATTTCGTCGTCCACTCGCTGACGAAGTTCATCAACGGCCACTCGGCGTCCATCGGCGGCGCCCTCCTCGGGCCGTTCCGGTACCTGAAAACCGACCTCTTCCCCTGGTACAAGGACCTCGGCGCGACTCCCTCCCCCTTCGACTCGTGGCTGAACTCGATGACGGTGCAGTCCCTCGCCGTCCGCCAGAAGGCACAGAGCGACGGCGCCGCCACGATCGCCGCGTTCCTGCGCACGCACCCGAAGGTCGCGCACGTGACGTACCCCGGTTTCCACGACTTCCCGCAGAAGGACATCGTCGAGAAGCAGATGCGCGACGGCGGCTCGCTCATCTCGTTCGAGGTGAAGGGCGGCGCGGCGGCCGGCGAAAAGCTGATGAACTACCTCGCCCGCAAGGACGTCCCGATGGAGCTGGCCGTGAGCCTCGGCGGCGCGATCACCTACGTGGAGCAGCCCGCGACGATGACGCACGCGGTCGTCCCCGAGGCGGACCGCCTCGCCCGCGGCATCACGCCGGGCCTGATCCGGATGAGCGTCGGGCTCGAAGGGCCGGACATCCTGATGCAGCACCTCGACACGGGGCTCTTCCGGACCTGA
- the tatC gene encoding twin-arginine translocase subunit TatC, producing MSFLEHLEELRARLFASALAIAVGFFLCWWKAKEIFHWLSVPILDALPAGDKKLVFTELTEPFMIYINVALLAGVFVASPVLLYQVWLFVAPGLYKHERRWVWPFVVVSALFFVTGGYFGYAVGFPMVAKFLVQTGEDFLPMIKIDDYLDFTSKILLGMGLVFETPILVFFLARMGVVTERWLLAKFRYAVLVIFIISALITPTPDIPTQCAFALPMCALYLLGVGMAWVFKKRDPKAASKTES from the coding sequence ATGTCCTTCCTCGAGCACCTCGAGGAGCTTCGCGCCCGGCTTTTCGCCTCCGCCCTCGCCATAGCCGTCGGCTTCTTCCTCTGCTGGTGGAAGGCGAAGGAGATCTTCCACTGGCTCTCCGTTCCCATCCTGGACGCGCTTCCGGCCGGTGACAAGAAGCTGGTCTTCACCGAGCTGACCGAGCCGTTCATGATCTACATCAACGTCGCCCTCCTCGCGGGCGTGTTCGTCGCGAGCCCGGTGCTCCTCTACCAGGTGTGGCTCTTCGTGGCTCCCGGGCTCTACAAGCACGAACGGCGCTGGGTGTGGCCGTTCGTCGTGGTGTCGGCGCTCTTCTTCGTGACGGGCGGCTATTTCGGCTACGCCGTCGGCTTTCCGATGGTCGCGAAGTTCCTGGTCCAGACGGGCGAGGACTTCCTGCCGATGATCAAGATTGACGACTACCTCGATTTCACATCGAAGATTCTCCTCGGCATGGGGCTCGTCTTCGAGACGCCGATCCTCGTCTTCTTCCTGGCGCGGATGGGCGTCGTCACCGAGCGGTGGCTGCTCGCGAAGTTCCGCTACGCCGTCCTCGTCATCTTCATCATCTCGGCGCTGATCACGCCGACGCCCGACATCCCGACCCAGTGCGCGTTCGCGCTCCCGATGTGCGCGCTCTACCTCCTCGGTGTCGGCATGGCGTGGGTCTTCAAGAAACGCGACCCGAAGGCCGCGTCGAAGACGGAATCCTGA
- a CDS encoding CopG family transcriptional regulator has product MGAKRATVYFEPAVHKALRLKAAASERTISDVVNESVRLALSEDAEDLEAFDERRKEKAIPFEAVVRDLKRRGLL; this is encoded by the coding sequence ATGGGTGCGAAGCGCGCCACCGTCTACTTCGAGCCTGCCGTGCACAAGGCCCTCCGGTTGAAGGCCGCTGCGTCCGAGAGGACGATCTCGGACGTCGTGAACGAATCGGTCCGGCTCGCACTCTCCGAGGACGCAGAGGACCTCGAGGCTTTCGACGAACGCCGCAAGGAGAAAGCCATCCCGTTCGAGGCGGTCGTTCGCGACCTCAAGCGCCGTGGGCTCTTATAG
- a CDS encoding PDZ domain-containing protein produces the protein MQEKQRGSFYGLGIIISKRNGKVTVITPVEGSPADRLGIRAGDVIDKVEGQSIDDLPVDAVVKKLKGPKGTKVNITIVRPGLTEPLQMTVTRAEIPTNSVSYAFMLEPEVGYIRLKDFTHTSAPEVAGDWDRLEKQGMKKLVFDLRGNPGGLLDQAIAVSDFFLSRNERSS, from the coding sequence ATGCAGGAGAAGCAGCGCGGGTCGTTCTACGGGCTCGGAATCATCATCAGCAAGCGCAACGGGAAGGTCACGGTCATCACGCCGGTCGAGGGCTCGCCGGCCGACCGCCTCGGCATCCGCGCGGGCGACGTCATCGACAAGGTCGAAGGCCAATCAATCGACGACCTCCCCGTCGACGCGGTCGTCAAGAAGCTCAAGGGCCCGAAGGGCACGAAGGTCAACATCACCATCGTCCGGCCGGGCCTCACCGAGCCCCTCCAGATGACGGTCACCCGCGCCGAGATCCCGACGAACTCCGTCTCCTATGCCTTCATGCTCGAGCCCGAGGTCGGCTACATCCGCCTGAAGGACTTCACCCACACGTCGGCGCCCGAGGTGGCCGGGGACTGGGACAGGCTCGAGAAGCAGGGGATGAAGAAGCTCGTGTTCGACCTGCGCGGAAACCCGGGCGGCCTGCTCGACCAGGCGATCGCCGTGTCGGACTTCTTCCTTTCGCGCAACGAGAGGTCGTCATGA
- a CDS encoding nitrous oxide-stimulated promoter family protein — MLHIWCEAHPLHVRVRYGGLCAGCDSLLDYASYRLLKCPYGEEKPTCKKCPIHCYTRAKRDLMQEVMRFAGPRMLLRHPILAYHHLRDEKRAAPPPPKAARPLGAT, encoded by the coding sequence ATGCTCCACATCTGGTGCGAGGCGCATCCGCTGCACGTCCGCGTGCGCTACGGCGGGCTCTGCGCGGGGTGCGATTCCCTGCTCGACTACGCGAGCTACCGCCTGCTGAAGTGCCCGTACGGCGAAGAGAAGCCCACGTGCAAGAAGTGCCCGATCCACTGCTACACGCGCGCCAAGCGCGACCTCATGCAGGAGGTGATGCGCTTCGCGGGGCCGCGCATGCTGCTGCGGCACCCGATCCTCGCCTACCACCACCTGCGCGACGAGAAGCGTGCGGCGCCGCCCCCGCCGAAAGCCGCGCGCCCGCTGGGCGCAACCTAG
- the tatA gene encoding twin-arginine translocase TatA/TatE family subunit, whose protein sequence is MGNLGMPEMIFILVLALLLFGPKKLPEIGKQVGKALGEFKRASNDLKRTIEDEMEKATLRGGAEDRGSAGPKTEGGRPRRSPPGRRDDLPARPRRRRRCRAVPTPLDATPRRSTTTTCPGCPSSSTSRSFAPGFSPPPSP, encoded by the coding sequence ATGGGAAACCTCGGAATGCCGGAGATGATCTTCATCCTCGTTCTGGCGCTGCTTCTGTTCGGCCCCAAGAAGCTCCCCGAGATCGGAAAGCAGGTCGGCAAGGCGCTCGGCGAGTTCAAGCGCGCCTCGAACGACCTCAAGCGCACGATCGAGGACGAGATGGAGAAGGCGACGCTCCGAGGGGGCGCGGAAGACCGAGGATCGGCCGGGCCGAAGACCGAGGGAGGCCGCCCCCGGCGCTCGCCGCCCGGCCGACGGGACGATCTTCCCGCCCGTCCGAGACGACGAAGACGCTGCCGCGCCGTGCCGACTCCCTTGGACGCGACGCCTCGGAGGAGCACGACGACGACCTGCCCCGGATGTCCTTCCTCGAGCACCTCGAGGAGCTTCGCGCCCGGCTTTTCGCCTCCGCCCTCGCCATAG